One Jaculus jaculus isolate mJacJac1 chromosome 4, mJacJac1.mat.Y.cur, whole genome shotgun sequence genomic window, atggtgaattccaggtcagcctgagttaagagtgaaaccatacctcaagaaaaccaaacaaacaaacaaaaaaagctgggtgtggtggtatgttcctttaatcctagcactcaggaggcagaggttacaGTTTGagaccactgtgagactacatagtgaattccaggtcagcctcagctacaaggagatcctacctcaaaaaaaaaaaaaaaaaaaaattaataaacaaacaaaatgggcatagagtatttatgtaagagtggttattaaaacaaacagataatctaagaAAGTCATAATCCATAAGGGTatgtgttgtcccacaccctgAATTCTGTCAACTGagaagctgagatttctggtctataaagcattccaggtcagtctgagtgaGTGAGGCCCTGCGGCCAAGAATAACAAAAGAAGACAATGGCATTATACATCAAGCAGCAGCAAAggacaaccccaaaatatagcttatttaggaATGGCAAAGCCAACAACCAATCATAAGCTGCCCTGACATGAAATGTGTGACAGCACTTCCAGGGCAGGCTTATTTACCAGGCTTTCAGGCAGGTACTGACCGGGTGTAATTAGGCCATTACCTTTGGAGATGGCTTTGTTCTCACCTGTGCTGTgtgcctgcttgggtcccactttACTCAttgtaggctggctgggttggtgggtcaactgctctgatcacctgtgctggatgctgtgtagaTGAATTctcttccccaggtctccagtTATTTCCAGCActggtgggagggggaggggaggctgtggagggtgcCTGAAATTGTACCAGAGCTGCATCCCTGgtgtcttctccttttttttttttggtttttcggggtaggctctctctagctcaggctgacctggaactcactatgtagtctcagggtggccccgaactcacagtgatcctcctacctctgcctcccgagtgctgggattaaaggcatgtgccaccacacatggctcctttaggtttttgactttgcaaggaggctgctGTGAGTGGAGAATCTCCTCACTTAGGTTCtgctcctgtggctcaggcaCAGGTCTCCCCAGAGACCAGGACCTGGATGGCACTTTGGCATGAGCTGATTCTGGCTGGTTGACTGGCTGCTGGAAGCTTCTCtcctgtggttgataattccttatacaccttctcTTTTTGGTAGAAGAATGGACTATggcatttttctgtttatttctccccCTGGACTGCTCTGGTGTGGCTACTATGCCATCATCTTAACCAGAGGTCTCTGCTtcatattcttttaaattaattatttatgtgacagagaaaggagagagtatgggctcgctagggcctccagctactgcaaacaaactccaaatgcatgcacccccttgtgcacgtggctaacgtgggtcctggggaattgaagctgggttcttggctttgcaggcaaatgccttaactactaaacaatccctccagccctgcttcataTTCTTGATAAAAGAATATAGTTGGTTTAATTCAGTTTAAACACTCCctgatttattaattttatgtgcATGAATGGGGACAATAACTGCATGTCTTTTAACCTATCAAATGTCATAGATGTAAATGGTTAAAACAGGATTCTAAATTTAGAGGTTCAGTTTTTCTCTAAATGTTAGGCTTGTAATGATTTTGCTGTTGTGCTTAAAGATGTATCACATAAAGCTACTAATTAGAAGTTTGCTTGGTTATACTTTGGACACTTCTGAGAAGCGTGAAGGAATATGAGTACAGTTGTAAGAAGTAGTCATCATATCAAAATTTGTATTTGTAAGAACAGAAAACTatactgcttttttaaaatcattttatatttttatttatttatttgtaagcagagagggagaatgggcatgctataaacaaatgtaccactttgtacatctggctttttgtgggtactggggaactgagaccaggttttggaagcaagcacctttagctgctgagccatctctccagaccttctaCTGCTATCTTTAAATGACCCATATTTGGAAAGTTGATGTTCTGAACTaacttaaaatctttattttctttccttttcaaataGGCCAAAAATAAGTTCaatgcaaaacaagaaaaacaagaagaattagATTACTACAGACTCACTGAAGCTCTTGCAGctgaaaaggagaaagagttTCAGAATTATGCCAGAGAAGTAATTGATCTTGAATCTGAATCAACAAACAAGTATATTTATCCTCTTGTAAAATCTGTACAGGAGGGACTTGGAGGGGGACGAGGGCCACCTTTTATGGAGAGAGGTGGATTGAGACCAAGCTATCAGGTAAACGATATCACTGGTGTCCAGCTCCCTTCTTACAGCTCTCAACGACCTAAATATGATTTCCAGAAGTCTAGGAGAAGGCTGGGTTTCACAATGTAAGAGAAAAGCCTGAGAGTAACAAGATTTATTGTATCTATAATGAACTACAAATATTAAGTGGCATTTCTATTAATAAAGCTGCCTATCTTGTAAAATTATGCCTGAGCTTATTCTCTAAATACTCCCACTTCTTGGGCTTTGTGGTTCCtgcaggaggctgaaataggagggtcagtttgagtttgatgccaccctggactacatagtgagttcagatTAGCCTGAGCaactgagatcctgtctcaaaaagccaaaaccaaaaataaaaccccaAGTATATGTAAAGGCTCAAGGTTGATTcaaattcattttccttttgaatgtgctaaaatatatattgttaattttatttgctgggcatggtggtgcatgcctttaatctcagcactaatgaggcagaggtcggagaattgctgtgagttcaaggctaccctgaaactatatagtgaattccaggtcaacctagactagaaagagacactacctcaaaaaattaaaaaaataaaaataaaaataaaaaagtgctttcagaagggatggagagatagtttagtggtgaagatgcttgcctgtgaagggcaaagacccaggtttgattcttcagtacccatgtaacccagatgcatatgcactaggtagcacatgtctggagtttatttgcagtggctagaggtcttggtacactcattctctttgtctctatctacctctctctctaaaatatgtatttatacattttctttttttaaaatttttattagcattttccatgattataaaaaaatcccatgttaattccctccctccccccacacactttctcctttgaaattccattctccatcatattacctcccctaacaatcattgtacttacatatatacaatatcaacctattaagtgccctcctcccttcctttcttccctttatgtctccgttTTAACTTactatttatacattttatatttatgaagggtgtgtgtgtgcgcgcgcacaccaagacctcttaccattgcaagtgaacttcagacacacatgacactttgttcatctggctttacatgggtactggggaactgaaccccagccagCATGCTTTTTAAGTgcttctaactgctgagtcatctcctcacttttatatttgagaaaaaggtagagaatgGAGGGCCTCTTGctaatgcaaactccagatgcatgcgccaccttatgcatctggctctacataggtaacagggaattgaacctgtgtacttaggctttgcaggcaagcaccttagccactaagcaatctctgcagcccttaaatGATTTGAGGGGAGAAGACAGAGAACCAGTgaaccaggacctctggccactgcaaatgaactccagttccatgtgccaccttgtgcatgtctttatatgggtactagggaatcaaacctgggtgattccccagtacccacatgccttaaccactgaaccatctcttcagcctatctcaccatttttaatttgcatttgtgcatgcatgtgcacgactatgggtgcaccagggtctcttgctaccaccaacaaacaccagatgcttgtggcatcttatgcatctggccttagcTGGGTGCTGTGAAagtgaaccagggccatcaggttttgccagTACCTTTAACCAGTCATCTCCAGCCGCTCCTTTTTTTCTCCATAGgacctatgtagcccaggctggcctcaaactctcaatccacctgcctctgcctccagagcactaGGGTTACAGCTGTGTGCTAGTATATCCCACTGCCCTGCTGCATTCTATAGCACTACCACCATTTTGTGTGCCCACTAACAGGGGCACACTCTTAGCACTATCCTGTTTCAGTGTGTGCATCGTTGTGTGCGGTGTATGGTACAGAGCCCAAAAgacaatgtcagatgtcttctgCTTTTCTGTGCTGTTCCCTTGAGGACGGAGCCTCCTGAACCCAAAGCTGCTGTTTTCTGTCCGAGTGGCTGCCCAGTGAGCCCAACTCTTCCACCTACCCCCACATCCTGCAAGAATGGGTGTCACAGGCTAGTGTGGTCGCACCTGACTTTTCACATGGCTGCTGGGACTCCAACTCAGGCCTAGTGCTTACACAGCAAACATTCTCACCCGCTGAGCCCTCTTCAGCCCCGAATACAGCTTTTAAATAGCATTAATTGTAAGTGACTGTGAAATTGTATCTctggcttttttatttccttagttTTGCATTTTTGGGGGGTGGCTTTAAAATATTAGTATTTTTGTTCATACTCACATATTACCTTCTTCTCCCActtctaatttttctcttttgatgACAGTGAATTAATTTGAGTTGCTTTTCTAAGTATGGATGGGGGGATTATTAACTGGAATATACACAATTTACCAGCATCTACACTACTGAAGAAATTCTCTCCCCACTCCACACAATCATTAACTGCCACCAGCTTCTTGGGGAGATATGGGTGCTGGCAGTTTAAAGCAGAGCCTTCCAACCTCAAAGTGTGTGCTCAATAAGGCACACCTCCACCTCACCCCAAgttggtcttgaatttacagttCTCTGTCaatttcccaagtactgggtttacAGGACCGAACTATCACTGTGAACACCCTTTCATAGTCTTTTATTCGGAAGTAGTGCCCTGTTccagccaagctgacctggaattcactatgtagtctcagggtgacttcaaactcaatgatcctcctacctctacctcctaaaatgctgggattaaaggcatgtgtcaccactcccagcccccttcacatttaaaaaatttttttttgtttatttttatttatttatttgacagcaacagacagaggcagagagagcgagagaatgggcgcaccaggccctccagccactgcaaacgaactccagatgtgtgcgccccttgtgcatctggctaatgtgggtcctggggaatcgagccttgagccagggtccttaggcttcacaggcaagcgcttaaccgctaagccatctctccagccctcctttcacattttttaaagatagctAGATATgaattcagtttttctttttttttttttaaggtagggtctctagcccaggctaacctgaaattcactttgcagtctcaggctggccttgatgtcAAAGCGAtaatcctactacctctccttccagagtactaggattaaaggcatgcattaccaggCCTGGATCAATGACTAATTGTTAACTAAGTACATTTTTTCCTAAATATgcctaatttaaaataaaataaaaacaaaatctagacATGTCTGGCAAGTCATGATCAAACTGACAGGCTTGAATTTGgagcaaaaagccaaaagcagtATTATAGCATACAGTAGTGCCgattctaaattcagtctttagCTCTGAGCAGACTGTCCAGAGGTTAgagattcttgcttgcaaaacctgcctgcccagcttcaatttccagtcccccacataaagccagctgcacaaagtggcagatgcacctggagttcatttacagtggcaggatgctctggtgtgcccattctcttactgcttgcaaatatttttaaaaagacaatctcAAACTGTTTTTTACAGTATACTTTATTTAATACAATCTGAAACTATAAAAGTTAAACAGTTTTGAAGTTTAAATTCTGTAAAATGCAATTTTCAGAAAACAGTCCAACAGTTACTAGACTAATGAGAAGCAgcattttgaaaacaattttacaATTgagcaaacattttatttttaaattccattaaaaaaatatacatcacAGTGACTTTTGAGCTAGGAAAGAGCACATTATTTCCCCTTCCACCAAGAGCAGCCACAGCTTTGAACATCATCACATAGAAATACCCAACTCCCAACTTACTTGTCAATCTTTCAAAAACAACTCCACACACGAGGAAGAAAATACATAGTATGTGCTTTTGGTGACATggaattttctttaaaacaaaaagacaaacacaaCTCAACCCACCATGACCTCCAGCACCAAAGAGcaactgaacaaaatccttaatTTCCTTCTTTAACTCTGATGAATATTTCATGTGATCTGttgttttcctttaatatttatttgtcccACAATAGGCCAGAGTTTGCATTTGCCTGAATCTCTTCAAGGCAGCTGACTGAGAAGCCTACCACAGACAGGTATGCCAGTCAACACAGCACTTCTGGggcaacaatttattttttattcagaaGAGTTCATTGTGATGAAAACCATGACCACCTGTAGCAAGTCTAACAAACTACAAAACGCACAACCTGCTACAAATACCAACTGGAAGATAAATGACTATCCATTATCACTAATACTCCAAATACCAGAAACCCAGTATGTTCCTAGTCAGAACAagcaatcttttttgttgttttaacatagggtcctcactctagccctgtcggacctggagttcactttgtagtctcagggtggccttgaactcaaagagatcctcctaaccctgcctcccaagtgctaggattaaaggcatgtgccatcacacctggcacaaGCAATCTTTACTTGTTTGAGTTTCATAAAGATTGAGCTGATTAAATCTTGGCAAATTCTGAGGGCTTCATTATGTCATTTAAAAAGAGTATTTAGTTCTATGAAAGTACAAACTACAGTTTAACTAAAGAATGCTTTAACAATACAGTGCCATATTCTGTATTGTCTATTTCATTAACAATCTCTTTGTAGTGTTAATTTTCAAGGCAGATAGCTTAACCAAAAACAAATCACATAATCATGAAATTCTACATATTGAAATAATTTTCTCAGCTATCAAAACAAGCAATAAAAGCAgatgaaaacattttcaaaaggaCATTAAACCAAACACAGTTGGAAGAACTATAAACTCAGATTAGTATAAAATCAGTTTAAAAGGAAAATCAAATGGTTTTTGAAAAAACAGATGTTAAAGTAAAAGCTAAAAATAGCACAACTActgaaaacaagaaaaggaaaggactTGGGCTATTTAGATGCAAGGGTAGATCTTGGGGGTACAATTAGTAGCTTAGTTGTTTTctaaactttgttttgttttggtttttcggggtagggtctctactctggcccaggctgacctgaaattcactatgaggtctgagggtggccttgaacaaaaggcaatcctcctacctctgcctcccaagtgctgggattaaaggcatgcaccaccatgcccagcattttctaAACATTCTTAATGTTCTGAAAACAACCATAGTTGATTGTCTCTCAACTCCTTTACCACATCCATTCTAGAAAAACAGCTGACAAAGGGGTGGGGGAGCTATAAATAATGTTTATTAGCATGGAGTTGCTCTTTTGATGGCCCCAACAAGAGAAAACACTACTTATAGAcagtttttctttcctcccttatgGCTACTTTTGGGAAATCTTGAGATTTTTGTAAAGTCCTTGTCTATAATGCTTAACAGATAAAGCTCTGGGATTATACAACACAAAAGTATTTTTACATAGAAtggactttaaaatatatatacacacatatgctatTAGAAGTTCTtaagtatttattgaagctcaaaTACTTAATGATGTATTTTAAAGTGTAATTTACTAAATTTAAGACACAGTCaacatgtttataaaatatatgagAACACAGTTTGGTCACTGAGACTTGCTTATCCTTAATGTGGGCTTGTCAGTCTCTAAGAAATTACCCTGGATTTTAATAAATACTTACTATTTTTGCTATCAGGGGAAAAATCTGGAATCCATTATAGGTATTTAAGATATTCCTAACAATCTTATAATCATGACACTATTCACTCTGTACCAGTTACAATGCCCAATGTATTGGTactgtaataataataagaagcaTCATAATAGGCATCACTGTTTAGTACAAATAGCATTAATGAGTAGCTTATTGGCTTTACCAAGAAGCTATCTTCGTAATAGTGTTGACACTATGTTGACAAATATTAAAttacaaaactctctagaagctacTATTAATTGGAgttctgaaatatttttcaaatgaggCAGGTTGTATGTTTGCTGGATGTTCAATGTTTTATTTAGAAGAAATATTACATAACAAAAGGCGACACATcacaaaaatagcaaaatacaacACACAAAATTCTGAATGGACTTGGACATGTTTTGCATTTAACTCTGTAAGCTATCAAATTTTGCCTTTCTATTCTACTCTATTTGGCAATGTTATACGtgccaaattaaaataattttaacagcAAAATGGCATAAAGTCACCTGAATTGAAAGATGTCAGGGTCATAAACATGCTACAGTCTATAATGGTACATACAGAGAAAATgtgtattttctttctattttatactCACAGTTATGAGAGTCAGAACAGTTcaagttgaaaaaaaaaccaTGCAAAATTAACATTCACTGCAATATAGGATGATGGCCAAAAGAGAAATATTACTGTCAATACTAATAATTTTTAGAGCCTATCTAAAGCTTAAGAAACCTGGACACATATGTTTTAGTGAGAAATATTTTGTAAACTGTGAAAATAGTTGGTAATAACAATGTTCACAAAAAGCAAAAATTTCAACTCTTCACAACCATGGCAACATAATCTCATCTTCCAAGGTATATAGTTCCTGCCAAATGCTGTATAACAGCAACTCGAGCTCAATCAgcacattaattaaaaaaaaaaaaacctgtcataTTACATAGTTAACAGAAATAAACAGGAAAAGTATTAATACGAAGCAAACTATAGTGGAATTACAATAAAGTATAGAGCACAAGATAGGTATCTAAAGTCAAGTAACTAAAATCAAAAGTGATGATTTAAGATGAGAAATTAGGAAACTGCCGCAAGCCTCTATTGTAAATATAACCAGAAACACCTACACAAAATTTCCTGCTTCTTGTTACTTTAATTGCAAGGAGCACAGGTTTGTCCTTTTGTCAGCATGTATTGCAACCATCAGTTCTGCCTGTTTACAAATGGCCAATTAAGCAAATTAGGTTGCTATTGGCTGATTGTTGCAACACAAAAATTAACACATAAGATAGTATAACATAGCACACAGTATTacaccaaagtttttttttttctcatttcaagtTTATTAAAACTTTAGCAGTACAAATTATCCAGGGAGCAGATTATCAAAAGATCAACTCAATAaagtccacatttaaaaaaaaaaaaaaggacaaacacaaaacaaccccaaaataatgaaaagaacaaaaaggagATTCAACAGCAAGTCtctaaaacttaaaatttaagaCAGGAAGGAAGTTTACACACCTCACTCATCCACTTTTGTCTTCATCTGTTCCAGGGCTTGATTCATgatcaaattttttatttttgtcatgtacATGGTCATTTTCTTGACcctttgatttttggttttctttttccactGAGGACCTGGTCTTTTCACCCTCCTGAGTTTTCAGCGTGGAGGACTTGAATTCACCGTCCTGActgctttgttttagttttgacaCTGGACTTGGCTCTCTATcagcctttctctccctgttATTATTTGAGCTATTATGATCACGACTTTTAGAGTACATTCTTTTCTCACCCTCAGAATTTTCTTTCCTGTGGGAACTCTTACTGTCttgatttctatatttttctttgtttctactttgactttcttctctctctgagcTCCGGgaatctctcctcctcctcctcctatctTTACTTCTCGATCTTCCTGGTGTTCTTCTCTCTCGGCTGCGGGACCTTCCTCTTCTCCTGTACTCCTGGTCTCTGTATCTATGGTACTCCTTGCTTCTGCTGCGATCTCTGTCATGGCTTCTAGATCGCACTCTTCTGCTCCTGTCCCTACTTCTGCTCCGTTCTCTTGTTCTACTGTTGTAACTGTGTTTACTTTTAGTTAGATCACGTTCTCTACTCCTGGACTGTGCCCGTCTatccttttctttacttttgctATGATCATGCTCATTGCTTTTTGACTCTAACTGTTTAGACTTCTCCTTACTTCTGCTCCTTTCCTGATCTTTTCCTTTAGAATCAGACTGTTTCTCTTTAATGTTCTCATGATCCCTTTCTTTACTCCTTGACctcattctcttttcttcatGCTTGTTATGTTTTGATTCTCTTTCCTTACTCTTGGACTTCTCTTTGCTTTTACTTCTACTTCTGGATTTGGCCCTTTTCttcactttgtttttattgtatttatcatctttttctgaatttcttctgaGATCTCGCTCTTTACTGTCAGATTTATGGTCTttagctttcttttccttttctgcttttctgtttGGACTTTCAGAAATGTGTCTGTGATCagctattttcttctcttttattctaACTGGactcttttgattttcttttacttCATTCAACTCACTCCTAAAAAACAAAGGAATAAGAAGGATTGGGGATTGTTATGAGGAAAAGAAACATGATTATTAGCTTAGAAGATACTGAATATtgaaagatagagagataatTAACATGGTCACTAATACAATAATTTTTGCACAGCAGTAAAAACACACTTGAAATAATAGGTTAACTCTTACTTATCTCCTTTGATCCATCTTTCTCCACTTGACACCCTCATTCGTTGAGCTCTTTGCATCTCTTGCCTCCAATGTGGAGGAGTCTCACTCCGCCTGAAACGATCTCTTGATCTGGATCTAGAAGGAGTTCGATAACGCTAAAGGAAATAAAGAGTAAAGAACAtgttaaaatttgaaaacaagggctggcaagatgacttagcggttaaggtgcttgcctacaaagccaaaagacctcggttcgattcctcaggacccacgtaagccagatacacaaagtggtgcatgcatctggagttcattttggagtggctggaagccctggtatgcccattctctctctctgtctctttttctctgtctgcctcaattctgctctcaaataaataaataaataaaattaaaaaaaaatacaacagtaacaaaaacataTACAGTGCTGGGTTGAAGTAAAATTTCGTATTTTTATGCCttctaaaattattaaaaattagaactggggaaaaaaaacaagtgtCAGTGTATGTGAGAACCTAGATTtgacaaacacaaacacacagctTTCAGGTAGGACCTCAATGAGGCAGGGAACCTTTCAGTAGTCTCATATAAAAAAACATTAACTACAGAAACTGGACAATTACATTTTTCTAGAAGTCTTGTCCACATGGTGCTAGACTATGCTAGATATATTAATTCTTACAAGTTTTCAAGTTCCCATTTGAATGTTATAAATACTTCGTCATTCAAATCAAGTATCATAAGACAGAGTAAAAATATAGATGTTCCTTTATTTAACATTTACTCAGCACTGAAGATGGCCAACCACCCTAATGATCTACTAAAGAAACATTAGTGAGCCAAGAtat contains:
- the Ppig gene encoding peptidyl-prolyl cis-trans isomerase G gives rise to the protein MGIKVQRPRCFFDIAINNQPAGRVVFELFSDVCPKTCENFRCLCTGEKGTGKSTQKPLHYKSCLFHRVVKDFMVQGGDFSEGNGRGGESIYGGFFEDESFAVKHNKEFLLSMANRGKDTNGSQFFITTKPTPHLDGHHVVFGQVISGQEVVREIENQKTDAASKPFAEVRILSCGELIPKSKVKKEEKKRHKSSSSSSSSSSDSDSSSDSQSSSDSSDSESASEEKSKKRKKKHRKNSRKHKKEKKKRKKSKKSASSESEAENIEAQSQSTVRPEEIPPIPENRFLMRKSPPKADDKERKNRERERERECNPPNSQPASYQRRLLVTRSGRKIKGRGPRRYRTPSRSRSRDRFRRSETPPHWRQEMQRAQRMRVSSGERWIKGDKSELNEVKENQKSPVRIKEKKIADHRHISESPNRKAEKEKKAKDHKSDSKERDLRRNSEKDDKYNKNKVKKRAKSRSRSKSKEKSKSKERESKHNKHEEKRMRSRSKERDHENIKEKQSDSKGKDQERSRSKEKSKQLESKSNEHDHSKSKEKDRRAQSRSRERDLTKSKHSYNSRTRERSRSRDRSRRVRSRSHDRDRSRSKEYHRYRDQEYRRRGRSRSRERRTPGRSRSKDRRRRRRDSRSSEREESQSRNKEKYRNQDSKSSHRKENSEGEKRMYSKSRDHNSSNNNRERKADREPSPVSKLKQSSQDGEFKSSTLKTQEGEKTRSSVEKENQKSKGQENDHVHDKNKKFDHESSPGTDEDKSG